The window AATGGTTAAAGATACACTAAATTTCGAGAAACAAATGCAAGAGCTTGGTGTAGATATGAACAGCGTTTATGAGATATTAGGCGATGCACAAAGTTTAATAGCGCAAATGCAAAGCATATACGAAGATGTAAAAAATTTGCCAAAAGACATAATGGGGGATATAGCAAGAGTTAAGACAGCCTGCTCATTCTTAGAACAAAACAGCCAATTTTTTAGTCACTCAGTAAAAGCATCAGGCAATAAACTAGCAAATAAGCTAAATAGATGTACATTTGCACTACGTGATGGAGCAAATATAAGCAAGAGCATAGAAGAATTAACTCAAAAAATGAATAAGGCAGTTGACCCAATAGAACGAGCAAACTATCAGGCACAGATCAGTAATATTAAAAATGCGGAAAGGTTTTTGCAAGAGAGGGATAATATAGAGAAAACAAACAATTTATTAGCATTTGAAGACACATTTCATAATGGTGATAAAACGAAAGAGTATACAAGAGATAGAATGAGAGATGATTTAAAACAGCTATCCAAACAATTAAATAAGGCTAATAATCAAAAGCAGGCTCAAGCATTAACGAATACTATACTGCTTAAAATTTTAGAAAATATGCAACAGCAATATGAGCTAAATATCAATTACACCAGCGCAATGGCATCGAGCAGACAAGCCATGAAAGACGATAGTGCTAGAGATTTAACACCAGATAGCTTTAACCAAAAAGTTGTTGAATATAAGCGAAATGATGCAATATTTGACCCAGAAACAAAACAAATGCCAAAAGATGAGCTAGGGCTTCCAAAATTTGTATTTTTTAAATAAGGAGTAGAAATGAAAAAAATAGTTTTAAGTATTGTTGCCATAACAATGTTTGCAGGTAGTGCAGTAGCACAGGAAATAACAGGAGATGCAAAGCTGGCATGCGAAGCATTATTGTGCTTATCAAGCCCAACAAGACCGAGCGAATGTGCTCCAGCACTTAAAAAATATTTTTCAATAACAGACAAAAAACCACACAAACAAGCAAAGAAGCGTGAGAACTTTTTAAAATTATGTCCTAAACAATGAACAAAGAAAATTTAATCGAACTCCCACTAGATGAAATTTTAAAGAATAATGGCTACTTTGAAAAACGAGAGAAAAGTAGCCAAAATTACAAGACACTCACAAACAACAACTCCGATACAATTATCATAACGAGAAAAAGCAACGGACACTATTTATACTTTAACCCAAGCGATGATAATGATAGAGGAAATATTTATAATTTCGCCAAGAATCGTGGCGTTTCAATAAAAGATTTAATAGACGAAAATATAATAAACGATGTAAAGACATTAAAAAACAATACTAAAGAAATAATAAAACAAAAAGAAAATGATAGTATTATAGTAGAAAAATTTAAAAAATTAAATAAGATAGATGAAAACTCGTTTTTGACTAGCAAAAGAAAAATTAAAAGCGATATCCTGATAAAATTTAGTAGCCTCAAGCAGGATGAAAAATTTAAGAATGCAATAGTGCCAACATATACATTAAGTGTATTAGAACTAAGCAGTGGCAAAAGAGAATTTCTAAAGCAGACAGGGTATATAAGCTACTTATCAAAGCCTTTAACGCAGGATCAGCAAGGAAAGGCATATGCTAAGCCGATAAAACAGCTCTGTAATGGAATAAAGGGGCTTGAAATACTCAAGGCAGACGAAGCACACAAGAATCCAAAGGATTTTAAAAATATTGTAATCTGTGAGAGCATGATAGATACATTATCATATTGTGAAATGAAAGACGTAAATTTAAAAGAAACACTCCTATGCTCAACAAATGGTCAAATATCGGCAACGCAAAAGGAAGTCATAAAAGCATTGACAAAGCTGGCACCAAATGCAGGAGTTGTACTAGGATTTGATAATGACGAACGTGGTAAAGAATTTACAAAAGCAATACTAGAAATAGTACCAAATGCGAGATCGGCCAAACCAATCCTAAAGGACTTTAATGATGATTTGGTAGCAGGCACGGCATTAGGTATAAGTAGTAATAAAATTAATCTCGACAGCATAACAAAGCCTTTAAAGGAGTTTTCTCGGCAAGTTGAGTATTTGTCAAAGAAATACGACTTTCTCGAGCCAGATGCTAAGAAAAGTAGAATAAAAGACCTATACGCCCTTGATGTTGAAAAATTTAGAGAAATAGAACCAAAGATCAAGACATTACAGGGAATGAGAGAAAGCTATAAGCGACTTAACTTGATAAACACAAAAATTGAAAAAGACTACGAAAGATCATCTAAGACACGATAAAA is drawn from Campylobacter concisus and contains these coding sequences:
- a CDS encoding toprim domain-containing protein, with translation MNKENLIELPLDEILKNNGYFEKREKSSQNYKTLTNNNSDTIIITRKSNGHYLYFNPSDDNDRGNIYNFAKNRGVSIKDLIDENIINDVKTLKNNTKEIIKQKENDSIIVEKFKKLNKIDENSFLTSKRKIKSDILIKFSSLKQDEKFKNAIVPTYTLSVLELSSGKREFLKQTGYISYLSKPLTQDQQGKAYAKPIKQLCNGIKGLEILKADEAHKNPKDFKNIVICESMIDTLSYCEMKDVNLKETLLCSTNGQISATQKEVIKALTKLAPNAGVVLGFDNDERGKEFTKAILEIVPNARSAKPILKDFNDDLVAGTALGISSNKINLDSITKPLKEFSRQVEYLSKKYDFLEPDAKKSRIKDLYALDVEKFREIEPKIKTLQGMRESYKRLNLINTKIEKDYERSSKTR
- a CDS encoding type IV secretion system protein; translated protein: MKRMIISVAVASSLFLSSVNASGIPTIDVAAIAQQVMGYTQTLKDYAEQIKQYEQMVKDTLNFEKQMQELGVDMNSVYEILGDAQSLIAQMQSIYEDVKNLPKDIMGDIARVKTACSFLEQNSQFFSHSVKASGNKLANKLNRCTFALRDGANISKSIEELTQKMNKAVDPIERANYQAQISNIKNAERFLQERDNIEKTNNLLAFEDTFHNGDKTKEYTRDRMRDDLKQLSKQLNKANNQKQAQALTNTILLKILENMQQQYELNINYTSAMASSRQAMKDDSARDLTPDSFNQKVVEYKRNDAIFDPETKQMPKDELGLPKFVFFK
- a CDS encoding TrbM/KikA/MpfK family conjugal transfer protein; translation: MKKIVLSIVAITMFAGSAVAQEITGDAKLACEALLCLSSPTRPSECAPALKKYFSITDKKPHKQAKKRENFLKLCPKQ